DNA from candidate division WOR-3 bacterium:
CCTCTGCCGCAAACTCGTGCGCGAGAACAAGTACAGCATGGCCGCGTTCCTGCTCTCGGAGTCCAAAGCCGGTGCGGGTGGCGCTTACTCCGAGCCTGCGCCTGACCTCACCTTCACCGCGCTGGCCCGGTCGCTGGTTGCCCACGTCGCCGCCCACTCCTCCTGACATGGCTACCGAGCCCAGGACCTTCCACCGCCTGATTCTCGGCGACGCGCGGAGCATGCCGTACGTCCCGGACCAGTCGGTACATCTTGTCGTCACGTCTCCCCCGTACTGGAACCTAAAGCGCTACAACGAGACCGAAGGCCAGCTCGGCCACGTGGCCGACTACGAGAAGTTCCTCGCGTCGCTCGAACAGGTCTGGCGCGAATGCTTCCGCGCGCTCGTGCCCGGCGGCAGGCTCGTATGCGTGGTCGGCGACGTCTGCCTCTCGCGCCGACGCTACGGCCGGCACCTCGTGATGCCGCTCCATGCCGACATCGTGGTCATGTGCCGCCGCATCGGCTTCGACAACCTGAACCCCATCATCTGGGACAAGATTGCCAACGCCAACTACGAGGTCGAGAACGGCTCCAAGTTCCTCGGCAAGCCCTATGAACCCAACGCCATTATCAAGAACGACATCGAGTTCATCCTCATGCAGCGCAAACCCGGTGGCTACCGCCAGCCGACCGAAGAACAGCGCCGACTCTCCAAGCTCACCAAGAAAGAGTACGCGGACTGGTTCCGCCAGTTCTGGACCATGACCGGCGCATCGACGAGGCAGCACCCCGCCCCCTTCCCGCTTGAGCTTGCCACACGCCTCGTCCGCATGTTCTCATTTCATGGCGACACGGTCCTCGACCCCTTCTCCGGCACCGGCACTACCATGCTCGCCGCCCTCAACACCGCCCGCAACTCCATCGGGATTGACGTTGACCCCGAATACTGCCGCATGGCCCTCCGCCGCCTGGACGGCGAGTCTGGTCCTCTCTTCGCGCGAGCGAGCATCGAATACCGCACCGCCTCGGACCTTCTCGCTCCCTCGACCGTCACCGCCGTCGCCGACGCGCCGCCCCGCAGACCTTCGCGTAGGCGATATATCCGTCGCTCCTTGACAAGCTCATAGTTGGACGCTATGCGCCCGGAAGACCCTAAGCGACCGACCAGAGAGCAAGTCAAGCAAGCCATTCTGAGGTCAGGGTATCTGCTTGAGATGCGTGTGGATCGCCTGTTCAGACAACAGGAGTTCACGACGGAACCCAACGCTCCCTATCCAGACCCGACTACTGGTAGGGCACGCGAGATTGACCTAGTTGCTCGCTGGACCTCTACGACATCCCCAAGCGAAGTGAACGCGCTTGTGCTCTGCGAGTGCGAGAACAACTCACAGCCGGTGGTTTTCTTCGGCACGCCGGCTGACCCCGAGCGTGATATGGATGAGTCGTACGTCGTATCGGGCTTTCCGCTTGGCATCGACGCAGGCGCAGGTGTCCCAACGCACCTAGCTTCCCTTCATGGCAGCAACCGCGACCTTCACTCGTACGGATGGCCACTTGCTACGCAGTACTGCACGTTCAAGCCGCCCAAGCGTGACAACGATGGCCGATGGATGGCACTCCATAACGACGAGCAGCATGACACTCTGGAGGCATTGCGCCAGGCAACATGCTGCCGGGTAGAAGCTCACTACCAAGAGATGCATGGCATGCTGGTCAGTCTTCTCGACCCCGGCGAGTGGTCGATGGCACAGGTCTACTACCCAGTCGTGGTTCTCGGCGGCGAGATGTACCTCTGCAGCAATAGTAGGGGCCACTTCTCACTTAGGAAGACCCAGCACGTGAGATTCATGAAGCAATGGTCTGGATTGAACCTAGCCAGCGGAGTCTCGGTGGGAATCGACATCATCAGCGAGCGCCACGTGCCAGCGTACGTCCGTTGCGTTCGCAACGAGGTCCAGTACCTTAGTAATCTAGTCAAGTCCTACGAAGCCGGAATTGTCAAAGCCATCGCGCAACTTGGCCAGAAGATCAATGGGGACGAGACCCCTGCCGCGCTTCGTCGAGTAGTCGAACGGCACGCCAGCAGGCTCGACGAAGACGACACGGACTAGTTTGCGGGCTGTGCGGGACGGTTCCTCATCATGAACCTCGGGAACACGCCCAATTCCGCGCGAGAGTGGACCACAGCCTCACCGCCTGCATTCCCGCCTCGGCCATCCGGCAGTTCCTGGAGTGGCGGTGACATCGACTTGACTCCCCGGCATCAGCTCTAGAATCCCGACCGTGAAGGCACGTGGAGTCCAGTCGGTCATTGGTGGAGGCCTGCAATGCGTGAGGCGTCCATCTCCTCCCCGGAAAGGTGCGACGTAACATGCTACCCAACGACCCCCGTCTTCCAACCAAACTCGATCCATGGAAGATCATCGACCGACTTGAGTCCATCCGGGCCGACGAGCCCATTCCAGCGGAGATTATCCGGGCGGTCGCGGATGAATTGAGCACATGGGCAGACCGTAGGTGCGCCGAGGTGATTGCTGCTCTAGAGAAAGCGCACGAAAACAAATGGGCTGATGGTCTGGCTGGAGCCTGGAGAGAGCACCGCGACAGACTGTACTCAACCTACTTCAGCCTCCGCTGCTTCTCGTTCGAACTCGGCACAGGACAGGACAGCCTGCTCGACGGTCGTCGCGCGAGTATCGTGTTTCACGCCTCCCATGAGCTGCACCGCTACCTGATGGGCTACTTGTCAGGACTGCCAGATGCCAAGGTCATGAATGCGGAACGTCGACGGGATGCAGCGGCGTTCGGTCGTGCTCACAAGCAGGCCTATCTCGATAGCCTTGCCTCAATCCTGAAGACAGTTGAACACGACCTCGACGTGTTCTCGCGAGTGACCGAGCAGTTCGTGTCCGGCTCAGCGGAGGGGCCAGTCACCTTCCGGTCCCCTAGCTGGCAGTACGATTTTGAATTCGCGGCTGAGGGTATCCTGCTGGGACTGCTCCCTACGGGTGACCCTGCTTCGATAAACAGTGGCATGCCGCCCAGCCCGGTTGCCGGTGCCAGCGTCGTTCGCGGGCACCTCGAATCAGTCCTTTTCCGTAGAGACTTCCTTGCCGCTCTGCATGGTGCCCGAGAACCGAGCTGCGGGAGAAGTTACGATGCTGTAAGGGCACTGAAAGAGAACGGCTTGCTCATTGGGGAGGAAGGTTCATGGGCAAGTAACGCCTACGGGCTGCTGTCAGAAGTGCACCATTCCGGCGCATTCCTGACAACGGGAGAGGTCTTCATGTTGAGCCAGCTCACCAGAGAGCTTCAGAAGCTGATCGACTCGCGTCACCAAGCAAAGCAAGAGAACGAGCACACGTGACGGCGAAAGGTGTCGGCGTACGCCTCAACGTCGCCTGCGGACTTGACACCCCGCCCGCGAGGTCGACTTCACTCACTCGGCATCTGCCGACGACTACTGACCACGTCTAGGCCCGCCTGCCTTAGGGTCGGGCTTGGACAGGAGTTTCTCAGCCAACATCATGGCAGTATCCGAAGACATCCCGTTCTTCTCGCATAAGGCGGTGAACTTCGCGCGGCCCAACGCCTCAATGCAAGCGCGCAGTCCGGCTAGACACCACCCGGGCACAAGTGCCATGCCGACGGCAAGGGAATCGGCCAATGCCTCGACGAATCTAGGGATAGCCTCATCGTATTTGCCGGCATCGACCAAAACGGCACCGTAGTTCCACAGGTTATGTGCCACCCCCTGCTGATGACCGCGACCGCGGTTGATTGCCAGCGCCTCCTCGATGTACGGTACGGCCTTATCCAACTCGCCTTTGCCTCTGTAGACCAGCCCGATGTTGCCGAGCGTGGTCGCCTCGCCCTCCCGATCTCCGGTCTGGCGGTCTATTGCCAGGGCTTCCTTGAAGTACTCAAGCGCCCGGTCAAAGTCACCCCTGTGATAGTGGACCAAACCGATGTTGCCTAGCTGGTTTGCCTCGCCAGGCTTGTCCTTGATTTCACGCGCCGCGGCAAGCCCCTCCTCAAGATACGGCAGTGCCTTGTCGGACTCTCCAAGGTCCGCGTAGATATTCCCGATATTACTGATCGCGGCCGCCTCCCCAACCTTGTCGCCCATTCCGTGCGTCAGGGAACGTACCTGCTGCATGCTCCCAAGGGCTTCTTCGAATCTGCCCTTGACCCGGTACACGAGTCCGAGGTTGCCGAGGAACGAAGCTAGCCAACGCGTGTCTCCAGCCTCCGCGGCCAGTGCCTCGCCTCTCTCGTAGCAGGCAATTGCCCTTTCAAGCTGTCCGGTCCGGTGGCAGAACATCGCGGCCTTGTGCAGATGGCTCAACGATGTCAGCTTCTCTGCCCCCGCGCAGAAATCTCCGAGGCTCTCGGAGACTATTGATACATCGCCAAACTGCGCCCACGCGGTATACCCGACGTCGACGAGCAGATCGAGCTCCACGCGGCTCTGCGGAGCCTGAAACCCGATTCCAGCGCCATGCCCCATGTCCGCGTACTTGTGAAGCAGTGTGCCGCACGCCTGCTTCCAGACGTCATTCCCGGTCTCACGATACTGAATCCCGAGCGTGTAGATTACACTCACCGCGTCCCTATCAGGCAGGCGCGCGAGCATCGCGTCGAATGACGGCTGCAGAAACCCAGCTCTGCCGTAGACAATACGAACGACGTGATCTCTAAGCTTGTCAGGAACAACTCGGAATACCCTCTTCCGTCCACCCGAGTATGTATCGACGTGTCCCATAGGTTTCAGCATAGTTGCCAGCACAATGTGCTCGGGCATGGGTGATTCGTCCTCAAACAGACCTCCCCGCACCGCCATCTCGGCCAAGAACTCAGCAGTGTCACGGAACCCAGTCTTTGCACCCTCACGCAGCAGGTCATCGAAAACGCGGCCCATCAGCCCAAAGCTGTCCAGGATACCGACTAGGCTCCCATGGCGTTGCCAGTGTAGGTAGGCCATCACAGCAAGTGCCGGGTTGAACTCGGAAACCCTCGCGATTTCCGTCCTCACATCAGGAGGGACTGGCACGATCTGAGCTGCATTCACCATCGGCGCGAGTTCTACGATCTCAGGCGTCGCATGGACTCTGTTGAGGGCCTCCTCGATACTGCCCATGTACCGAGTCGCCACGATCACTCTGGCGCCGGCGCGCATAGCCCAGTTGAGCAGCGACTCCAAGTCCGACTGGTACTCGTGGCAGTCGTCGAACACGATGATGTCGCTCTTGTGCGTTCTGTCCCGAATCAGCGCGGCCAGGCCGGGCAAGTTCTTGCTGAACAGGCGGGTCTGCGCAAAGCGGAGGTGACGGTTGCTCTTTGCCGCCTCAATCAGCAACCGGGACTTTCCTAGTCCGCCCGAGCCGCAGACGACTAGCATCTTCCTTGGTCCCGCAATGAAGCCCAGCACGTCCTCCAAGGGCGTGGCCTTGACCTCGACCTTATCCCCGACCTGCCTATGCTCTGCCCGCTCGCGGATGAAGTCAAACTCGTGCCTCTCCCCAAGCTCGTCCCCGTAGAACTGCCTGTAGTCAACCAGCGGCTCATCCTTGTCCGACAAGTTGGCAGCCGGACCTTGCGCTCGCTTGATCTCGACGCGGACTTGCCGCGCCGTCGCGGCCTTGCGGCCGTAGTAGATTGTCACCATGAGCGCCACAACCCCCAAGACGCCCCAGACCCACCCAGGAACGCCAGCCAAGAAGTGCATCATCGCTGCCAAGTCTAGGCGGGCACTCTTCTGAGTCAATCTCACGCGGGGAAGAGCGGGGGAAAAGCGGGCCACTCCGTCTATCATTATGAATCCGAAGCCTGTCAACGGACAGCATACAGCATGCAGTAGACAGCACGCTAGAGCATTTCAGATTGCAGATTGTCGATTGTAGATTAACGCGGGCGTAGCCCGCGGACTTCAAGCCACAAGCCTCCAGTTAGCGCAAGCACAA
Protein-coding regions in this window:
- a CDS encoding site-specific DNA-methyltransferase: MATEPRTFHRLILGDARSMPYVPDQSVHLVVTSPPYWNLKRYNETEGQLGHVADYEKFLASLEQVWRECFRALVPGGRLVCVVGDVCLSRRRYGRHLVMPLHADIVVMCRRIGFDNLNPIIWDKIANANYEVENGSKFLGKPYEPNAIIKNDIEFILMQRKPGGYRQPTEEQRRLSKLTKKEYADWFRQFWTMTGASTRQHPAPFPLELATRLVRMFSFHGDTVLDPFSGTGTTMLAALNTARNSIGIDVDPEYCRMALRRLDGESGPLFARASIEYRTASDLLAPSTVTAVADAPPRRPSRRRYIRRSLTSS
- a CDS encoding tetratricopeptide repeat protein; translation: MIDGVARFSPALPRVRLTQKSARLDLAAMMHFLAGVPGWVWGVLGVVALMVTIYYGRKAATARQVRVEIKRAQGPAANLSDKDEPLVDYRQFYGDELGERHEFDFIRERAEHRQVGDKVEVKATPLEDVLGFIAGPRKMLVVCGSGGLGKSRLLIEAAKSNRHLRFAQTRLFSKNLPGLAALIRDRTHKSDIIVFDDCHEYQSDLESLLNWAMRAGARVIVATRYMGSIEEALNRVHATPEIVELAPMVNAAQIVPVPPDVRTEIARVSEFNPALAVMAYLHWQRHGSLVGILDSFGLMGRVFDDLLREGAKTGFRDTAEFLAEMAVRGGLFEDESPMPEHIVLATMLKPMGHVDTYSGGRKRVFRVVPDKLRDHVVRIVYGRAGFLQPSFDAMLARLPDRDAVSVIYTLGIQYRETGNDVWKQACGTLLHKYADMGHGAGIGFQAPQSRVELDLLVDVGYTAWAQFGDVSIVSESLGDFCAGAEKLTSLSHLHKAAMFCHRTGQLERAIACYERGEALAAEAGDTRWLASFLGNLGLVYRVKGRFEEALGSMQQVRSLTHGMGDKVGEAAAISNIGNIYADLGESDKALPYLEEGLAAAREIKDKPGEANQLGNIGLVHYHRGDFDRALEYFKEALAIDRQTGDREGEATTLGNIGLVYRGKGELDKAVPYIEEALAINRGRGHQQGVAHNLWNYGAVLVDAGKYDEAIPRFVEALADSLAVGMALVPGWCLAGLRACIEALGRAKFTALCEKNGMSSDTAMMLAEKLLSKPDPKAGGPRRGQ